Sequence from the Populus nigra chromosome 17, ddPopNigr1.1, whole genome shotgun sequence genome:
atatatatatatataattcaattcagttaaaaatattaattcttgaatctagtaaaatattatttaaatttttttattttaaaaaatttaaaataatattattttgatcatttaaaaataattaagttaatcATCTTCATCCTTAACTCAAATCTGGTCATGAatcaatgaattttaaaattatagttattcCATGTTGAGATTtatagagagaagagaagagaatcaAGAGATgggattttttgaaaaacacctAATTTACTAGTTAAATTTCGAGTActtaaactaaattattttccatCTAATTTTAGATAAAGTGTTGATATATAGACTTATTTATCATaagaattcttcttcttttttttttcctttttttttatatttaactttAGATGATGACATGGATAATAAATCAACTCCCTGCGTTAGTCCAGTCATAAAAAAggtaggaatttttttttcatgacaacgtatttaaatgtaaattaaataaaattttaaagatacatAATCAAATTGATAcagctaaaaataaaagtaaagttgaaattttattcaattgtaaaataaaaaaaggtagatcaataaaaaaaaaaaactagaagttttatttatcaaagacaaaatataatttaatatgggGGTAATGTAacctaaaagaataaattatgaaaatatatgaatttgTCTTCAaccaaataatattatagtttttgtttttttttgaagaattgtCATCTATCCTTGTTCGAGGTTTAATAACAAATGGATTCAAGAGATGGGCTTAGTTTCGATCCATGAAAACGGAAATATTACCCATAAAACCATTGAAAAGCAGCAAAAACTAATATATTAGCACAACGACATCGTTTGCTTCACCCCCATTTAGCACTCTCCAATCTCCATCCACATCATGCAAGGACCGCCCATGAGACCGAGCTTAAAATTGACAAGACTCTTCCTTTCATTAAACAGGGAGGCTTCACTGCGGCTATAAATCAAACACCTGAACGACTATTCTTTTAACTCGAAAGTCAATACCCACAGACACAAAATCTCGTGAGTAAGCAGTTGATAGCTTTTTCTGTCAGAATTTGTTGCTTTGACGTTAGTGTTTTTAAACAttagatttgaaaaaagaaaagggcctGGAAAGCGTGTGAATTAATATATGTAGGAATCATGTTTGCATGAGATTGGTTCTTGTGTTACTTTCCACTGTGGTTTCCTTGTCAATTTTGAATGTGATATCATGCATTTAACTATGAATAATGTCTTTTTTCTGAAAGCTGTAAACTTTGAATGATTTGACAGATTTTGCTCTTGAGGGTCTTTTCCTGTTCAGTTTTTAGCCACAATGCCAAGGTAGACTTCCCTTTTGTAAAAATTGTGTGTTTTATAGATACTTGATTTCTTTAATCTGGCTAGTAGTGCAAGATGATGAATTATGAGAAGCAAGcagtaaaaaaattttaaaaaattctgtgGTTTCTTTTGAATTGTGGATGCTTGTATTTGTATGTACATTCAGGCCTTAGTGCTTTCTTTTCACTCTAGAAATTTTCCTGGTTtacattttattgattaaaattagCTCCTGCTAGCCAGGACGCTACCTGCAATTCTGGTTTGTTGATGTAATGCTTCCCTATTGGTTATACGAGTGTGTTCTTGAATTTTGATTATGGTTCAGCTGTCAATCATGCATATGTGCTGTCTTGGCACTGCTTTTACGTGATTTGATTTGCACATTCTGATTTGAGTGACTTGTGTTGATTTCCAGCTTGTCTAAAAATGCAAAGCGTAAGAAACTCCATCTTGAGCCACATGGGGCTGAGGGGTTCTGCAGAACAATTGCTGTTTGCTCAGAGGGGAAATGTGTTCAAGCAACTTCGTTGGCAGATGTGTACATCAGCAGGAAACAGCCCTGATCAAATCATGGATCGAGTCATTGAACTGGTTAAGAAGTTTGATAAAATCGATGCCAATAAGGTAACTAATTGACGGCTCCcttgtaattttctttgttttttctgtttccTGTCCATTTTATGATTCTTTTCAAATGGACGTCTGACCTTTACTcttcatttgattaaatttacATGTACTATTAACCTGATTGTTAGGTGACACTTTATGTCAAAACAAAGAGGCTTTTTACTTAATTTCAACAAATAATCACTTTGTCCGTTGCACATAGGTCAAAAGAGTAATGTTGATTTCATTTGACCTCTGAAACAGGTTACTGCAGCAGCTGATTTCCAAAAAGATTTGTCCCTGGATAGTTTAGACAGGGTTGAGCTCGTCATGGCTTTTGAGGAAGAATTTTCCTTTGAAATCCCGGAGGAGAAAGCAGATAAACTTACCTGTTGCGCTGATGTTGCGAAATATATAGTTTCTGGAGGTGAACAGAAAATTGTAAATCCTGAGTGGTAGTCAATTTTAGGATTTCCCAAAGGTGAAAGGGTGCTCTTGGACAATTGTCTTGTCTGTTTTTCATGCTTGTTCATTTTTGTGAATCAATAACTACATATAATGTTTTCCAAACCGTTTATATCTTACTTTTTCATCGCAGCCAGGGAAAATTTCCATTATACAATCTTTTTTCTACAATTACAAACACTGCAAGCTTGCTATATTAAAagatatcattatttatctacATGCTATATAGTTGCCACTCATGTAATTTACGACTGGTAGAAAGGAATTGAACCTTGTTACTCAATGCTGTGACTAAAGCGCCATCTAAGTGAGCCATGTTCTTGTATTCCAGTCTTCTTATAAACCTGTTATCTAGTACGCAATCTGCTTATCGCTGCTTCCTCTCTGGGTGCATGCTTGTAAAGGTTTAGATGTTACTTGAAGAAATTTGATCTCCCCGGCACTGTAATTACGGATGCCATTCCCAACTGATGATAATTCCAGTGCCTTCTGTTTCCTGGCATGAGCTGGTCTGCATACCGAGTTCTGTGGCAATCTTAGAACCTTAACTGAACATGTTCTTTCCAGGTTCGGAATTCCATGGAGGTGGGAAGGTAGATCAATTAGGAAATCTCCATATTCATCTGTCATGGCTTGTGAAGAAGTTGTTTTGCTCCACTTCCCACCAGTGTGGCATTCCACATATACCAAAGCACCTTCAAgaatttcaacataattttaagAATTCATGTTCTGCCTTTCAAATTTTgtgagcataaaaaataaatctcttctCAATCAGGATTGAATTATTTAGGTGAAATGATCTTGCACTTCATTcaaatggattttttatttatttattcctaaATTGTCAAAATAAATTCTGAAATGCATTTTCAATCACAATTTATGGTGAGATGTTGCTGTTTATGTGGGCTTCTCCATCTCTCTTCAAGAGCATCTTCCTCGtcaatgtttaattaaaatgattagcACATCCTAATCACTTGGGCCTTGACTGTGGTGACAGCAAGTAGTGTGTGTTTTAATCCAGGGCTTCTATCTACTCGTATCCAAAGCAGTGCGTAAAATATGGGTGGTTTGGATCATAGTAGTCAAGGTCGGTGGATCTTAGCTTTGTTTCCAGGCATTCATTTATTAAACTTTGTCGGGTTAATCgggttaataaattatattaagcTCGAGTTAAAagatagattaattaattaaattttggatTGATTCATGAtggttggatttaataactataaaagacataaaattatatatataaaaatgtaaaTGTGTGATTGATTAATTTGGATCAAAGGCAAATTAAATTCCAAACTGAAGGCTTCAAAGAAGAACAATTTTCTTACACGAAAAGGAAAGATTTGGAAGTGCCTAAGGAGGCACAACCTACCCTTTTAGCATTCAAATTTTTTCTATGGGCTAGAGATGAAATTATAAGCCAGAAATCATGTTAAATTTGTAGCTTCACCCTTgttctgatgaaggcttatagtgagtgaaaataaatagaaaaaagagctgtattttgataataatatgTCTTCGATCGTCTATTGCTTCATTTTGCAGTTGCCTTGACACAGATAGCCATGATGACTcttcacctatatatatatataacccatGATCACACACTCCCTAGTTGTAGCTTcatgcttaattaatttttcctttGATGACAAGTTTGGCTGAAAACTATGTTATTTCTACCCATGATAGGTTGAAAGCTAGTGACCTCTCAAACAATTAAAGATTATTATTCAATAACTAAGTACGTACAAGATTAACAAGAAACCCTAATACAGTACCAAACCTTATGCAAAACTAGCTAAGAGTTAAGGCTAAGATCATAAGCCTAGATAAATTAAATACTACTTGTACACAAGTAATTAGGGGGAGGGTTAATTAACAGCTCCAAAATTGTTGAGGGTGTAACTCGACGAAGCATGGAAATTAATTTCCATGAGAGGAAagctgaaagaaatagataacaCGGGCTAAAGAAGTGAAGAGTTATCACATCAATATGTTCATGGCCAGTTTCTATATATAATGATTTGTGTTCAAACTTGAAAAGAAACACTAAATGCATGTAATCAGGATATTAAACTAGATCAGTTATCACAATATCAATATGTAACTAATTAATGAGgaattaacatgaaaaaaacaacctgATACTGGCCATGCATGGAGTTGAGTTCCACCATTCAAGCAAGCCTCACAAAGAATCGTGCCTGTGACTAGCACGGTTGATAGCTTTTCCTCCCCATAACCAGCCAATTGCACCAACTCTTCTCTATTTGAGAACTCTTGCAATGGGTTCTCTGCTTTGGCCATTGATGCTTGAAAggtgatgatgaagatgatgaagatggtGGAAATGAAGTTGGTGATCATCGTAAGATTGTTGCAGCCGCTAAAGTAGCTCATCTTCTTTGTGTTTGTTGCAAGATTTTCTACTTGTTTTCATAAGATGTGGCATGGAGAAACAATTATAAAGGGAGGATcctcttttggttttataaggGGCTTTAATTTGTGTTCATTCCcccttggatttttttcttattacaaTTTTGCCCTTCATGAGTTGACTTGGATGGTCAACCAATTTCTCTACTCAATAATATCCATGAATCAAATTCCTTTATATATGGCCCATATAATTGAGAATAAcaatgagatatatatatatatatatatatatatatatatatatatatatatatatatatatatatatatatatatatatatatatatttcatgccTTGGTTGCTTAActaattgaattgaagaagtTGAACGTTGACACATGACCGtcaaagagaaggagaagaaaagaagctTGAAGATGAAATGAAATGGAAGGGCAAGTGGGTCATACGTACCAGCAAGCATGCATGGCTTCACCAATTGTACAATGGCAGAAGTTGGAAGATGGAAGTTGGAAGATGGAAGTTGGAAGGGACGTTGAATGGAGGTTGGTTGCCTACTCTTGTCATCTACGTATTCTCTTTTATAGCTAGGTTAaagcttaattaattatcttttataGCTAGgttaaagattaattaattaagtaatcaatcaatcaatcacgTTAAGGGAAAAACCCGTTTACCAAATCTTTAAGCATATATGTAGAGCCACAGACACATCTCATAAAGTGGGCAGAAGAACACAAGtaactctctctccctctctccctccctctctccctctccctccctaCATTTTCAAGCCTGCCCTATCTATTCCCATCTACGATATCCAATCTCCCTTGTTTGAAATTATtgaaacaatgttttttccaTTGCATCCCCTTAATTTGTTTAGGTTCGGCACGTAATCTCTATCAATCTATATATATCACTAAACTAGCAAAAGTAAATAAGCATGAGTTTAGTCCATTGATGTTAAACTCCGTTAACTTGATGGATTAACATGAAACTCAACTAATCAGCCATCAATCcaagtcaagttttaaaaaaggttaTTATAGAGTTGACCTGATTTAAACTTGATTAACCTGACAAGTTAACCCATGATTGTATTGATCCGGTCAAAAccgattaatttaaaaaaaaaatattgatctagtTCAACCCACAACACCCCATTTAGTTTAACTTGTGATCATATTAATCCGTAAAGAATTTAacattatgaagactcctaaTCAGTTTAAGAACGATTTTGGCAGCAAATTAAGGGGTAGGATAAAGAGGGCAGAAAATAGCTCAAACGgggttcaaaaaatattttttttcttctctgctttTGTCAATTCTTCATATGGGGTCCAAAAATGAGTAATAACAATTACTTTCAGATGTTGGCAGGGGAAGGGAAAACAAACAATGACTCTCCCTTTTCAcatcaaatacaaaaacaattttcttcAAAGTGAGCCATTCACCGATACATTTGTCATATGACGAAGGGATTCTTCTTGCGGCAACTTCATTCCATCCAACAATTTTCATTTCCAAGTTGCTGACTCAAACAACTCGACTTTAATGCAATGGTACATATAGAATTCTTTATGTGAGCGAAACTTGGGCTTCGAAAATCTCATAATCTTGTATCGTAAAGGTTTTGACCTTACAATCATTAGACCGGATTCTATAGTATCATATCGTGTCTTTGGATTCAGGATCTTTTGCCATTGTTGGATAGAAGGGTTACACATATAATAACATAGTTTATTATCTGCGCGATAAGGTAGAACTCCTTGATTTGTTAGTGACATAATATCCACATGTTCAGGAAGAAAATCAAAGGGTATTTTAGTATGAGGCTTCAAAGCGTCagttgaaacaaagaaaacctgATATTCATTCCTAATCATgctttggataaagaaatcagAGACAATGTTAGTTCTTTGACTGTATAGCTTTGTGAAAAGGGACTCATAGGTTAACTTATTGTACTCTTTAGAAAGAAGCCTACATTTCCCCCACAATCTCCATTGATGAGCACATTAGCAATTCACAAATGGCATCTCGGCACAAATCATCAGCTGAGTCCATTGTGAAGCAGAGAATCATATTACCACAAGCTGTGTTTCTGGATTGGAGGCTTAAGTAAATCTTCCTTGCTACTATCAAATGTCGGTAACTCTTAACTCTGGCAAGGAAAACAGAATTGcaatataacaataaaagtggttattatcatagttttaaaacttgactcgGGGATCGATCCGAGACCAAGCCCGGGTTACGGATCAGGCTGATCATTGACTCAGGTCAATgtaaaattgttattataatagttttaaaacctgacttaaTGATCGACCATGGGCCAAGCTCGAGTCACAGGTTGGGTTGACCATTGACCCGAgtcaatataaagataaaaatagttattatcacagttttaaaatccaacttgCGGGTCAACCCGGGGTAAGGTCCAGGTCATAGGTCTGGATGGTCAGCTTGGGTTGACCCGagacaacataaaaataaagatgattattatcatagttttaaaatatgatttagaGGTCAATACAGGACAAGACCCGAGTCACAAATCGTGAgggtcaacataaaaataaaaatggttattatcataattttaaaattcaacttgGGGGTCGATCCAGGATAGGGTCTGGATCATGGGTCAAAAGTCAGCCCAGTTTGACCCCAgtcaacatataaataaaaatgattattgttataattttaaaattatttttttttattatcaacatgAATTGATGacattatattaaatatatggcTGGCAGAAAGGTAGTAAAGcatctattatttttatgaccTAAAGTATGTATAGTAACATAAAATAtggtatttaaatataaattgacgAGTAAATTTATCAGAGTGTTAAATATTTGGTTGAACCCCACCATTAATCGAAGAGGCACACAAGGCTGCTATTACAAGTGTGACACCTCCATAAGCAGTCAGTCCACCTTTACAAGCCTTCAATTTCCAGATCTAACGGCCAATCAAACATCCACATCTAAGAAACTTATCAATAAATGTCGGTCCAAAACCATCCATCCCACACAATATAGcctaacaaaacaaataataataatttgtttataatatatagtatgaaaattaaaattaagctCAAACTTCCCTTTAGCCAAGCAAACTTTCCAAATTTCCTTATAACTCTCATCATCCTCTTCAAACcctacctagctagctagcttttctctcttcttctatataaattcttcaaattctaaccccaagtttttaattttttgtaatatttatttatacggttcataaaataattaagccaaacccaaacccaaacccaagaGTCTTTTGGTAAGTTTAGGGTTCATGGCTGATTCAGACAATGAGTCTGGAGAGCAAAACAACAGCAATACAAACTACAGTACTGAGACTTCACCAAGAGAGCAAGACAGGCTCTTGCCTATAGCCAATGTCAGCAGGATCATGAAGAAAGCTTTACCAGCTAATGCAAAGATTTCAAAGGATGCTAAGGAGACTGTGCAAGAGTGTGTGTCCGAGTTCATTAGCTTCATCACTGGAGAGGCATCAGATAAGTGTCaaagagagaagaggaagaCAATCAATGGTGATGATCTGTTGTGGGCCATGACAACTCTAGGGTTTGAAGATTATGTTGAACCTCTGAAGATTTACTTGCAAAAATTTAGAGAGATGGAAGGAGAGAAGACTGCGGCCATGGGAATAGTGAGGCAAGGTGATCAAAGAGATGTTAATGCCGGAGATGGTGGTGTTGTGAATAGTGGAAGTTCTGGGGGTGGGTTTGGTGGAGGTGGTGGGGGCAATATGTATGTTGGGATGCAGTCAAGTATGGCGATGATGGGACATCACCATTATCAGCACCGTCATCCAGGGAATATGTATGGTCCTGGTGGTGGAGCTTCTTCTGGTAGGCCAAGCTAGTAATTAGCTAGGGTTACAGTTGTTTTTActactttattatatttttctcttctaattATCATGTCAATAGTAAGGGCAAAGATAATGCTTGATGATGCTTTCCATGGTgttgtaattttctttaataattagatattaGTGGTTGGTTTGATGGTCCATTTTGTGAAACAAGGATGGTGAAATGGGTCTAGCAGGATATGtggaaatataaataaaatgttttttttcttttaactgattacttttttatatatgtgtgaaaaaaacttgatacacaaatgataatatatatatatatatatatatatatatatatataagggatAGAAtatttgtgtttgatattaaaagaataaagagaaagatataaaaataaatctatttttaaaataatgtttaaatgaatttatgttttttttaaaaaaaaaaaacaagaaagacatAGAAACATATctcctttattttaattaattatctatgTTTGTTATGTTCTAAAATAgcaataatgaataaaaaaacaaacatgatttcttttggtatttttgtATAAGTAATAAAGGATATtgaaatttgaaaggaaaatgctttttttatatatttttttattctttgtttttctacATATATAAAGGATAACAtgaattctttttgtttatccACAATTTATCTGATTAATAGAAAGAGCCAAACCACCATTCCTTTCTCATTTGTCTCCTTTCGAATTAATTTGGCTGCTTTATAGCAgaattattcaactttttttctcCACATACTCATTTTTCTTCCCTtccttttcaataaaattacagaatatATTAGTTTGTTGGCTATgctaaggtttttatttttagattaacatgGGTGTTCGGGTTAACTTGTatgtacctcaactaatcccattggttctaaaattaacgatcatgtaagcttcCAGTAGCCCTGAAAGGACTCGAATTCGTGACCATTAGGAAACAAACCCAAGACCTGACTAGTTGAACTACCTCTCAGAGTTTGGCTATGCTAAGTTTTGCATCGGATCAAAGTTTTTTCGAACATGAAAAAATAGTATGGCCACATGAAACTATTTgatatagttattaaacataACCTAGTAGTTAATCTCACAATCTCTCGACCCGATTTTTTATCTAGTCCgggattaaaattaatttgtgtaaGAGTTGCCTTGAAATGATTCAATCAATACCGTTAGTCCAAAAAAGCCTAGATGATAGGTAACATGCATGgtctaactttaaaaaaatcaaaataatatctttttttattttaattttgaaataatgatATATTGGATTGAAATGGACTTCTAGACTTAATTTACCAAACTCATGACTCAAATCATGGACTCCACtggtttaataaatttgttttttgttttttctttgtaaattattttttatttaatgatataataacaaaaatagatatttgtaaAACTAATCACCAATCAAATACTAGGGCATTTGTTTGAGAGTgcaataatcttataaaaacaaactaaaaaaatatgaagatattcaaaatcaactaaacgataaaaaataaaattgaaaaacaaaagctaaaaatgatccaatcaaaagctaaaaaaaaattggaagatgaatcttttttttttaaaaggcctAACTTCGTTGGGTCAATTATAAAACCTCTCAACTCGACTCCTTACCTAACTTAGATTTAAAATCAACCCATATAAGAGTTGATATAGGTCCAAATACAACTCAGAAGATCAGGAAAAAGCAAGGATTggctttaaaaaaatctcaagttgacgtttgtttttaatattgagacgatGACATATTGGATCAACCATGCATACATAAATTTAAGTTATGGCTTATTAAAAATTGAGCACCAATAAAATATTGGGAAGTCTATTTAAGACGacgataattttatagaaaataaatcaaaataaattatgtaaactaatttaaatttaataaaatattaaagaataaaatttaaaaaaaaaactaaaaataaataaattgaaaaaaaaataaagcatagaatttagcaagaaaaaaaataagatattgttCATAAAAAAGTAAAGGAGCTAGGGTTTTTATCGTAGTTCTTTTAATAGAGTAAACAACATCCTTCTATCTgttgtattaattatatatatatatatatatatatatatatatatatatatatatacatacacagACACTGTAATCATACTCATACGTACATAGGCAAGAGCTTACTTCATTGATATGAAACTAAGTGCACTTTGTGACTGTATTCTacagccaacaaaacaaataatgcGTTCCCTCTATactaagaaattatatatatgaagtAAAACTTCCAGCATCTGGCCTATTAGCTCAGTTGGTTAGAGCGTCGTGCTAATAACGCGAAGGTCGCAGGTTCGAAACCTGCATGGGCCAATTTTAACATCTTCCTTCCCCTTTTTCTTGGTGTCTAAGTTCGCATCTTCTCAAAGCCTCACCAACTCTCTGTATGCTTTCCTGCCAAGCTCGAAGAAAGACTCgtaagatatatattttattctttagcaTGGCCTTCTTTACTCACAAACAGATTTGGGAGTTCGAGCACGGCCATGGCTAATGTAACCagagatttttgttttataaagtgGCCTCAAAATTAATGGCTTGTAGCTTTTGAAATCTACAACTCATAGTGACAGCAGTAGTTGCTTTTGATGCCTAATAGAGGATTGTCCATAACCAAGACCAGAAGAAAAACGCCAAGCCAGCCCAGGCAATATGTAGCTCTCATTGTTCAAATTTCAGAAAGAGAGATGATGT
This genomic interval carries:
- the LOC133676942 gene encoding acyl carrier protein 3, mitochondrial-like gives rise to the protein MQSVRNSILSHMGLRGSAEQLLFAQRGNVFKQLRWQMCTSAGNSPDQIMDRVIELVKKFDKIDANKVTAAADFQKDLSLDSLDRVELVMAFEEEFSFEIPEEKADKLTCCADVAKYIVSGGEQKIVNPEW
- the LOC133676941 gene encoding uncharacterized protein LOC133676941 produces the protein MSYFSGCNNLTMITNFISTIFIIFIITFQASMAKAENPLQEFSNREELVQLAGYGEEKLSTVLVTGTILCEACLNGGTQLHAWPVSGALVYVECHTGGKWSKTTSSQAMTDEYGDFLIDLPSHLHGIPNLERTCSVKVLRLPQNSVCRPAHARKQKALELSSVGNGIRNYSAGEIKFLQVTSKPLQACTQRGSSDKQIAY
- the LOC133677163 gene encoding nuclear transcription factor Y subunit B-3-like, with amino-acid sequence MADSDNESGEQNNSNTNYSTETSPREQDRLLPIANVSRIMKKALPANAKISKDAKETVQECVSEFISFITGEASDKCQREKRKTINGDDLLWAMTTLGFEDYVEPLKIYLQKFREMEGEKTAAMGIVRQGDQRDVNAGDGGVVNSGSSGGGFGGGGGGNMYVGMQSSMAMMGHHHYQHRHPGNMYGPGGGASSGRPS